From Scylla paramamosain isolate STU-SP2022 chromosome 16, ASM3559412v1, whole genome shotgun sequence, one genomic window encodes:
- the LOC135108032 gene encoding dynamin-binding protein-like isoform X2 gives MVGADSPPKQRPKKMKAGDVCRCISDFSGISAEELTLYKNDIVQIHEVVDKHWLRGEGGGSVGLVPSSVLVKVELPPHPSHLPLFVASAEFLPSQPGDLGLRRGDFVVGLNPIDESWWCGEAWGKQGMFPINFVWHVNKDILEVEDTSEKAVRMVGRVKSSIMAQLPEELDLYAGDLVTITHIVDKDWYRGESNGATGIFPKSFVEIVDESSVPSPPSALPEENSFMVSDTPSSFPQTGGTLSDSMLAAPYPSDTPAQPHTADTVPATLGYSAPTIHPSTGPGATPGAKLTPASAPQPVAESTNTAALLSKTSTAWKTVDVDDADLFDDDYFKQNMPGLYSSKGDSSAPSAYTGDTSSALSAASGASASLATTGSRYENIPVSVPEEEAKPSVPSSHYLGKGQQPSEYSYENIPLEPQRLGEDGEALSVGSEHSALLEQHNGLTKMNSLSQKVENYLSSSMLGESATDHGARTVSSSGHTWAYRGPSYTEDNTGIEPYSRAVFSFKAQYPNELTFKKGEIVHLVQHVDSHWTLGRSGDAEGIFPTSYVDIIVDCPHSEEQHFLARPEAPPSASQLVQAVAQYDFQAEQAGDVSMKKGDFLTVIKEVDNNWVMVENTTGSKGMCPKNYLVFLKETETESLEVREPQNKIPDSTSDMGEEQRSRLLQEDVVHQRSRSSSPLSASGKRRSYNKDDFGIKKQDVEQVMARNMASFDATSKVAMGRLEKGGSSSSVFTKREMSPGEHRQPDTQQNPGKPKPMVLPRHSKIVPPLKSAHSVPRTPSTPSTPTTPSTTTPATASTTTAISATPSTTAPATPTTPNTPNTPSTNTANMPNTPSTTTPATQTTPSTTTPATPSTTAPATPSTSISTTTYTTTARTGPFTSTRPAPPPLISPRTKVFSGSKSSPSDTEASSLHKPPPTAKPSQPASQPKPPTQPKPQLQPRPLSQTQPPLPSQPRPKPLSQHQPSIQPQPQPPTQPVYSQVKKTPKKSQKEMEVGDSEKQCLNESNNSTTSSATFPDDVCQLSVASEATYSSETNLSSASAGFVPQRPAPPPPPKLPDTEEEVEEVEEHYYSTAPQEPQGMKAQAVEMVSGESDEDEEETVGEDGEGDTEETTGAAQKESKASMRRVITQEIVTTEHEYIHDLESLLQVVQLAPSRPGGTQGVHLPSLLGNITEVIDVARKFANLLDQSAYGKEEEVCVGRVFLACAEELCRTYKVYCANHNITVEPLMKKYEQETGSAAFLQWVLKELQQHKIQLLDMRSVLIKPLQRVLKYPLFLDRLVRETPEHHPDHSDLLEAKTAMANAAKEINEYTKRLDLINKYRVESDQSLQGKMQRVSLHSMYKRSSRFTTLISEMLGIMVQTKDLEFDKEVDKFRSMQRCAAVLAQDMDALLQGVKARHRGELGVVKGFIETLLQPGLEVKALHSVAVDSSGRLFETFDNFVRQRVALPTKELVALCEVPDRLILKRNDKLLDYDNAQYKLDRNRDPTRTRILEEELSQAQGTYNALHSQLMMELPVLTSNGMEVLNLATRSLISARMYLQGHLARLYLNLSQALGVSLTGEEEMLTQFRVKYLQQVGEFRQLSFIPTNVQLSLPRPATRSSKNPESGGSRREHETTKTKVVGQYPGELVYVVREVHTPAEVMELTLYPGDHVALLKNKDPLGRMDRWFVDDGDNKGFVRVSCLKPMLGSDRGAEDTTLPPATPGTAVLPSRPAAVHAGPRPSTVPRPAPAPPEQAPPRYEDIFPVVPTTLPQGTGLPQAPPPRYSSEGTATLASQPPLPSKTEPLPPDGDGLHHGDGDYYSPPLDRQPSGEYNSPVSEENNIYEEIDQIHGGCRGENGAAGQEDTSPIYEVIKDGEIVPDEEDLPPELAEPLFYYALYNFGGSDGTQLNLTAGQVVRVLHAVSSDWWFVEERSGKQGYVPASYLTRYT, from the exons ATGGTTGGAGCGGACTCGCCCCCCAAACAGCGCCCAAAGAAGATGAAGGCAGGGGATGTGTGTCGTTGCATCTCAGACTTCTCAGGGATCTCCGCTGAGGAGTTGACCCTCTACAAGAATGACATTGTGCAG ATCCATGAGGTGGTGGACAAGCACTGgttaaggggggaggggggtggctCAGTGGGTCTTGTGCCTTCCAGTGTATTGGTCAAGGTTGAGCTGCCCCCCCATCCCTCACACCTCCCCCTCTTTGTGGCCTCCGCAGAGTTTCTTCCCTCCCAGCCCGGTGATCTTGGCCTACGTAGAG GGGACTTTGTGGTGGGCCTGAACCCCATTGATGAGTCATGGTGGTGTGGGGAGGCATGGGGCAAGCAGGGCATGTTCCCCATCAATTTTGTGTGGCACGTCAACAAGGACATCCTGGAG GTTGAGGACACGTCAGAGAAAGCAGTGAGGATGGTGGGTCGGGTCAAGTCAAGCATCATGGCCCAGCTGCCTGAGGAACTTGACCTCTATGCTGGCGACCTGGTCACCATCACCCACATTGTCGACAAGGACTGGTACAG aGGGGAAAGTAATGGGGCCACAGGAATCTTCCCCAAGAGTTTTGTGGAGATAGTGGATGAGTCTTCAGTGCCTTCACCTCCTTCTGCCCTACCAGAAGAGAACAGTTTCATGGTTAGTGATACtccctcgtcgtttcctcagaCTGGAGGCACTCTGAGTGACTCCATGTTGGCAGCTCCGTACCCAAGTGACACCCCAGCTCAACCCCACACAGCAGATACAGTGCCAGCCACTCTGGGGTACTCTGCCCCCACCATCCATCCCTCCACGGGTCCAGGTGCCACACCAGGTGCCAAGCTCACCCCAGCCTCCGCCCCACAGCCTGTTGCAGAAAGCACCAACACTGCAGCACTTCTTTCCAAAACATCAACAGCCTGGAAGACTGTTGATGTAGACGATGCAGATCTCTTTGATGATGACTACTTCAAGCAGAACATGCCTGGCTTGTACTCCTCCAAGGGGGACAGCAGTGCCCCCTCAGCCTATACTGGTGATACTTCCTCAGCTTTAAGTGCAGCCAGTGGTGCCTCAGCATCCCTTGCCACTACAGGTTCAAGGTATGAGAATATTCCTGTCTCTGTCCCTGAAGAAGAGGCCAAGCCCTCCGTGCCTTCCTCTCACTACCTGGGGAAAGGACAGCAGCCAAGTGAGTACAGTTACGAGAACATTCCATTGGAGCCACAGCGCCTTGGAGAGGATGGTGAGGCACTGAGTGTAGGATCAGAGCACAGTGCCTTATTGGAGCAGCACAATGGCCTCACCAAGATGAACAGTCTGTCCCAGAAAGTGGAGAACTATCTCTCCAGTAGCATGCTGGGGGAATCAGCCACAGACCATGGTGCAAGGACTGTCTCAAGCTCTGGCCACACCTGGGCCTACAGAGGCCCGTCCTATACTGAGGACAACACCGGCATTGAGCCATACAGCAGGGCGGTGTTTTCCTTCAAGGCTCAGTACCCCAATGAACTTACATTCAAGAAGGGTGAAATAGTCCATCTGGTGCAGCACGTGGACTCCCACTGGACCCTTGGCCGCTCAGGGGATGCTGAGGGAATATTTCCCACATCTTATGTGGATATTATAGTGGATTGTCCTCACAGTGAGGAGCAGCACTTCCTTGCCAGGCCAGAGGCTCCACCGTCTGCCTCACAGCTGGTGCAGGCTGTGGCTCAATATGACTTTCAGGCCGAGCAGGCGGGGGATGTCTCCATGAAGAAAGGTGACTTCCTCACAGTAATCAAGGAGGTGGACAACAACTGGGTTATGGTGGAAAACACTACTGGTTCCAAGGGCATGTGTCCCAAGAACTACTTAGTTTTCCtcaaggagacagagacagagtcCCTAGAAGTGAGGGAACCACAGAACAAAATCCCAGACTCCACATCAGACATGGGGGAGGAGCAGCGGTCAAGACTTTTGCAGGAGGATGTGGTGCACCAGCGGTCCAGGAGCTCCTCACCCCTCAGCGCCTCTGGGAAGCGCAGGTCGTACAACAAGGATGACTTTGGCATCAAGAAGCAGGATGTAGAGCAGGTGATGGCGAGGAACATGGCCTCCTTCGACGCCACCAGCAAGGTTGCCATGGGTCGGCTAGAGAaaggcggcagcagcagcagcgtcttCACCAAGAGGGAAATGTCCCCGGGTGAACACAGGCAACCAGACACTCAGCAGAACCCAGGGAAGCCAAAGCCAATGGTTCTTCCTAGGCACAGCAAGATTGTTCCTCCTCTAAAGTCAGCTCACAGTGTTCCCAGGACACCATCCACACCATCCACACCTACcacaccatccaccaccacaccagctaCAGCCTCCACCACTACAGCCATATCAGCCACACCATCCACCACTGCACCAGCTACACCcaccacaccaaacacaccaaacacaccatCCACCAACACAGCAAACATGCCAAAcacaccatccaccaccacaccagccaCACAAACcacaccttccaccaccacaccagccaCACCATCCACCACAGCACCAGCCACACCATCAACCAGCATATCCACCACAACCTATACAACCACCGCACGAACCGGCCCCTTCACTTCCACCCGGCCAGCCCCTCCACCACTCATCTCCCCTCGAACTAAAGTATTTTCTGGGAGCAAATCTTCTCCATCAGACACTGaagcttcctctcttcataAACCACCACCCACTGCTAAACCCTCACAGCCGGCCAGTCAACCCAAACCCCCCACCCAACCCAAGCCACAGCTGCAGCCTCGGCCCCTCAGCCAAACACAGCCACCACTGCCTAGTCAACCAAGACCGAAGCCTCTAAGCCAGCATCAGCCCTCCAtccagccacagccacagcctccCACCCAGCCAGTCTACTCCCAGGTTAAGAAGACACCAAAGAAGAGTcagaaggagatggaggtgggaGACTCAGAGAAACAGTGTCTGAATGAGAgcaacaacagtaccaccagCAGTGCCACCTTTCCCGATGATGTGTGCCAGCTCTCTGTGGCCAGTGAAGCAACATATtcttcag AAACCAACTTGTCCAGTGCATCAGCTGGCTTTGTCCCTCAGAGGCCTgccccccctcctccaccaaaGCTGCCAGacactgaggaggaggtggaagaggtggaggaacatTACTACTCCACTGCTCCTCAAG AGCCACAGGGAATGAAGGCCCAGGCAGTCGAGATGGTAAGTGGAGAGAgcgatgaggatgaggaggaaactGTGGGTGAAGATGGGGAAGGTGACACAGAGGAGACAACAGGTGCTGCACAAAAG GAGAGCAAAGCCAGCATGCGTCGAGTCATCACACAAGAGATTGTCACCACAGAACATGAATACATCCATGACCTTGAGTCACTGCTGCAGGTGGTCCAGCTGGCACCCTCCAGACCAGGTGGCACCCAGGGAGTccacctgccctccctcctGGGCAATATCACTGAG GTGATAGATGTTGCTAGGAAGTTTGCCAATCTCCTGGATCAGTCTGCatatgggaaggaggaagaggtgtgtgtgggaagggtgTTCCTGGCGTGTGCTGAGGAGCTGTGCCGGACTTACAAGGTGTACTGTGCCAACCATAACATTACTGTGGAGCCACTCATGAAGAAG TATGAGCAAGAGACAGGGTCAGCAGCTTTCTTGCAGTGGGTGCTGAAGGAGCTGCAGCAGCACAAGATTCAGCTGCTGGACATGAGATCAGTACTCATCAAGCCCCTGCAGAGAGTGCTGAA ATATCCACTGTTCCTTGACCGCCTTGTGAGGGAGACTCCTGAGCATCACCCAGACCATTCAGATCTGCTGGAGGCCAAGACTGCAATGGCCAATGCTGCCAAGGAGATCAATGAATACACCAAGAGACTGGACCTGA TCAACAAGTACCGCGTGGAGAGTGACCAGTCACTGCAGGGCAAGATGCAGAGGGTGTCCCTCCACTCAATGTACAAGAGGTCTTCTCGCTTCACAACACTCATCTCGGAAATGCTGGGAATCATGGTGCAG ACGAAGGACCTGGAGTTTGATAAGGAGGTGGACAAGTTCAGGTCAATGCAGCGGTGTGCGGCAGTGTTGGCCCAGGACATGGATGCGTTGCTTCAGGGGGTGAAGGCACGGCACCGTGGGGAGCTGGGTGTGGTGAAGGGCTTCATAGAGACCCTCCTGCAGCCTGGCCTGGAGGTGAAGGCCCTGCACAGTGTGGCTGTGGATTCATCTGGGAGACTGTTTGAGACATTT GACAACTTTGTGAGGCAGCGGGTGGCACTGCCGACTAAGGAGCTGGTGGCACTGTGTGAGGTGCCCGACAGACTCATTCTCAAGCGTAATGACAAGCTGTTGGACTACGACAATGCACAGTACAAGCTGGACCGGAACAGGGACCCCACACGGACCAGGATT CTGGAAGAGGAACTGTCACAGGCACAAGGGACGTACAATGCGCTCCACTCTCAGCTGATGATGGAGCTGCCAGTGCTGACCAGTAATGGCATGGAGGTGCTGAACCTGGCCACTCGCTCCCTCATCTCTGCACGCATGTACCTGCAGGGACACCTTGCCCGTCTCTACCTGAATCTTTCCCAG GCTCTGGGAGTGTCTCTgacgggggaggaggaaatgctCACACAGTTCCGGGTGAAGTATCTACAGCAGGTGGGAGAGTTCCGGCAGCTGAGTTTCATCCCGACCAACGTGCAGTTGTCACTCCCCAGACCAGCAACCCGTTCCAGTAAGAATCCTGAGAGTGGGGGGTCCAGGAGAGAACATGAG aCAACCAAGACAAAGGTGGTGGGCCAGTATCCTGGGGAGCTGGTGTACGTGGTGCGGGAGGTGCACACGCCGGCTGAGGTAATGGAGCTGACACTGTACCCTGGCGACCACGTTGCGCTGCTCAAGAACAAGGACCCCCTGGGCAGGATGGACCGCTGGTTTGTGGATGATGGAG ATAACAAGGGCTTTGTGCGAGTTTCTTGCTTGAAGCCCATGCTTGGCTCTGATAGAGGAGCAGAGGACACTACTCTGCCACCTGCAACACCTGGCACAGCAGTGCTGCCTTCCCGACCGGCAGCAGTCCATGCTGGCCCTCGACCCTCCACTGTGCCCCGGCCTGCCCCAGCACCCCCTGAGCAGGCACCTCCTCGCTATGAGGACATCTTCCCCGTGGTGCCCACTACCTTGCCTCAGGGCACAGGCCTCCCCCAGGCTCCCCCACCCCGATACTCCTCTGAGGGCACTGCCACACTAGCCTCCCAGCCTCCCCTGCCCAGCAAGACAGAGCCACTGCCTCCTGATGGTGATGGCTTGCACCATGGGGACGGGGACTACTACTCTCCTCCCCTGGACCGACAGCCATCTGGTGAATACAACTCCCCTGTCTCTGAAGAAAACAATATCTACGAGGAAATTGACCAG ATTCATGGGGGCTGCAGAGGTGAGAATGGAGCAGCAGGCCAGGAGGACACTAGCCCCATCTATGAGGTGATCAAGGATGGGGAGATTGTGCCTGATGAGGAAGACCTGCCACCAGAGTTAGCTGAGCCACTG TTCTACTACGCACTGTACAACTTTGGTGGTTCAGATGGGACACAACTGAACCTGACAGCAGGGCAGGTGGTGCGGGTACTGCATGCTGTCTCCTCGGACTGGTGGTTTGTGGAGGAACGATCAGGCAAGCAGGGTTATGTTCCTGCATCCTATCTCACCAGGTACACCTAG